The DNA sequence CCATGCCGTAGGCGACCAGCCCCAGCATCGGGTTCGGGAAGCCGAAGACCGACGCCTGGTCGCTCTTCATGATGTTGCCGCAGGAGACGATCGGGTTGAGGCTGCAGCCCGGGACGAAGTCCGGGTCCTCCAGCAGCTTGAACTTGTCGATCGTGATGACCCAGGCGGCGAGCAGTCCCGCGGCTCCCGTGATCACCAGCAGCAGGGCGAGCGCCCGGCTGCCGCCGACGGCCGTCCGCGGCTCGGCGGTGTCCGTATCGGTCCCTCGTGTCGTCATCCGGCCCGCTCCACATCTGCAAGGTCAACAAGCACCGGCCATTGTGCCGTACCCGGCCGGACCGTCCACTCTCCACTGTCCATCGTTCGACGGACAGGAGGAGGTACGCACGGGGGGACCGGTGGGCGGGCTTCCGCCACACCATGGGAGACATCACAGAGAACGCGGTGGAAGTACGGGGGCTCCGCAAGCAGTACGGCGAGGTCACCGCGGTGGACGGACTGGACCTGACGATCCGGCGGGGCGAGGTCTTCGGCCTCCTGGGGCCCAACGGCGCCGGCAAGAGCACGACGGTGGAGATCCTGCAGGGCCACCGGGCACGGGACGGCGGCGAGGTCTCCGTCCTGGGGGCGGACCCGGCGCGGGCCGGGCGGGCCTGGCGCTCGCGCGTCAGGCCCGTCTGGCAGTGGCCGGGTCCGCGCCCACGGAACTCACGGTCCGTGAGATGGCGAGCACTTCGCCCGCTACTACCGTTCCTTCGGCTATCGGCCAGTCGCTGCCGCATCACCACGAGCCAGGCGTTTCCGCCTGATGCCCCGCGAACGGTCTTCGGGGGCGCAGGGACCGGGGTCGAGCTCGGCGTACACACGTCTTGCCCGCTTGTCGCGGTGCGCGGCATCCTCGCAAGTCCGGTAGCCCCTGCCTGCCGTGGCCATTGGCTGGGGCCCGCGGGGTAGCTCTCTCCGCACGATCCATCTGGTCGTACGCAGTCACACCTACGCGATAGCAGCCTGAGCCTGGAACCACGATCGTCGACGACCGTAGCAGCGCCTCACGGTTACTGCAAGCGACGAAGTCGTGACCAAGCGCGAGCCAGCTGGCTTCCGTACCCACTCCGGCTCCGGCTCCGAGACCGGCGCAACCGTCGAGTGGACCGACCGGGACGGCGGCCCGCGCAGCACCTCTACCGAGACGCCCACCCGTACGGTCGCCGAGCTGGCGGCCCGCTTCGACGGGGAGGTCCCGGACCTGAGGATCACCCGCCCCACCCTGGAGGACGTGTACCTGCGCCTCACGGGCCGGCTCGACCGGAATACGACGCGGCAGGAGGAGTCCCGATGACTACGACGACCGGTACGGGCAAGGACGCGGTACGGGCGCCGGCGGGGCCGGGGCGCTGCCCGGCGCCTGGTCCCTCGGTATGAGCCGCGGGACGCTGGAGATCAGGCAGTTCGTCCGCCAGCG is a window from the Streptomyces sp. NBC_01244 genome containing:
- a CDS encoding ATP-binding cassette domain-containing protein: MGDITENAVEVRGLRKQYGEVTAVDGLDLTIRRGEVFGLLGPNGAGKSTTVEILQGHRARDGGEVSVLGADPARAGRAWRSRVRPVWQWPGPRPRNSRSVRWRALRPLLPFLRLSASRCRITTSQAFPPDAPRTVFGGAGTGVELGVHTSCPLVAVRGILASPVAPACRGHWLGPAG